The Laspinema palackyanum D2c genome segment TTCTGTGCTGTCTTTCGCCGTCAGCAATAGGATGGGCATTTGATAGCCTAAGCTGCGTAACTTCCGGCATAAACTAATTCCATCTAGTTTCGGTAGCATGACATCCAGCAACAGCAGGTCATAGTCACAGGCTTCGGCTAATTCTAAGCCTAGTAAGCCATCCGTCGCTACATCTACAACATGGTTTTGGTGTTTTAATGTAGTTACAAGTGCTTGGGCGATGGGTTCGTCATCCTCCACCAGTAAAATTCTCATAGCAGTTTATTGTAAGGGTATGAATGGGACTCATGATGAGTCAGCTAACTAATAAAGCATCTATCTATTGTTAATCTAGGGGTTCCTTCCGGCAATTTTAAGTAAAAATTTGCGTTCAATCACCCCACTTCCCAAAGAGGTCTCAGAATAAAATATCTTGACTGTTCGAGCTTCGCTCAAACGGGATCGCACCGTTAAGTTGAGAGCTTACTATTCTCCCAGACGGTTCAAGCCTGGGGCTATTCTCAAGATTTACCTGAGAGTGTCTACTCCATTCCCGTCAGTCCTCCAGAAAGATAGCCTATGCTTCAATTGTAAACTAAATTCGCATAGTTTTAGTCAATTAACGGGATAAAATCTATCTAAAGTATCAGTAGAGTTTTGACCCGCCAAAAGATGAAAGCACCAATTTCAAGAGTAATTACGGAGAGATTTTAAGGAATTACTAAGGGCAAATTTGCCCTTAGTAATCCCTCCGCCTGGGGTTATTCCTGATGATCCGAGGGCACTTGCCCCCTTTCTTTGCCCGGTTGACTTCAACCCTTGAGATGAACTGACTCCGTATTAATGAGGACTCTTCATAATTATTAACACTGACTCTAGTCTTTCAAGGGTTGACTTTCAATTCAAAATAGAGAATGAGTCAAATGAGCCACATTTAGACTAAATCGGTAAATCCAGCAGCGGTGACCCAGGCAGACATTATTTCCTTAATTGAAAGGTGCTCTGTGGGATTTTATGGGGAAACAATCCAGGGGTTGCCGTTAAAATTTTTAACAACCTTCACCCCAGAACTGAGGGGGAAACCAGCCTCGATGGATAGTGCGATAAGAGTTTATATTCTATCCTATCAGATCACCAGGAAGCTACTCAGACGGGTCCGGGCATCTTTTCCAGCATTCCCGTCAACTTGATGAGGCAACATTTCGAGTCATCTCACCTTTAGCCCAGGCTGGATCCCCTCCATCCCCGGCAGCCGGGGTGGTCCGGGTCGGGGGGTCCTGAGTTGGAGGGGGGATAATTAAACCGAAGTTGAGACATCCAGGTTGAGTGGGATCCGGTGGAGTGTCTGGATCCGCCTCGATGGATCCCACGAGGCGATCGCCACTCTGTCCAGAGAGAGTAGACATTTTCGGGCCAGACTGAATTCCCCGGCCCACACAGAAAAACGTTATAATATCGCCGTTGACACCCGAGAACGTTGAAATCATCTGCTCATCAATATAATACCCCTCCAACTCCTATGATTTTGAACGTTTATGTCATCACTCCCTCAAAAACAGTCTGGAATGCTCCCAGTTCCGAGGTGATTTTGCCCACAAGTACGGGTCAAGTCGGCATTTTATGTGGTCATGTGGCAATGGTTACTTTTATTAAAGTCGGAGTCATGAAAATCCGCTACCAAAAGACTTGGATTCCGATTTTTGTGAAGGCAGGATTTGCCGAAATTGAAGGGGATATTGTGACCGTTTTAGTCAATGATGCCGAACGAGGCGATCGCATTGACCCCGAAATAGCTCATGCCGAGTTAAAAAAAGCCGAGGAACAGTTAACTCAGGCCACAAATTCCCTAGAAAAAATCCGCGCCCAACTCTTTCTTAAACAAGCTCGCGCCCGGGATACTGCCGCCCGAGAGTTCCCTCATTCATTACAACTAGAACTCCCGGATCCGATTGCTTCAAAAAAGGCAGCAGTTTCCGCTTTGACGATGGTTGAAAAGTTATAAAGGCTTTCCAAAATACAGGTCTTCCAGACCTGTAGAAGCCCACAGCCTGACAAGTATTGTCCTCCTGGACTATCAGGATAGATTCAGTAAGTGGAGTTGATAATTATAGCAATATTCTATCACAACTCACTTCAAATGGTAAATGTCAATTTCAAAGGGCATTTAACCCCACTCAATTGAGTTGGGGAGTCTATGTATCCCGACGCTAAGTCAAAGATTATAGCGCGGGACTTATGACTCCCCAAACCCCACATCAGTTAAAAAAATTACGGAAAGCATACACCCCGTGAGGTGATTTGATGAAGCAAGATCCCGGGAGGCCCCCAGGGTAGTGGCGTTCAAAGTCCTGGGGATCAGCGTATTCCCCGGCATAGGAGTTTTCAAAAGAGTTCAGCGCTCCCTTAGAGTCTTCAAAAAGTGCAAGGTAGGCGCAGAAGGGTTCACCCCATTGGCGGATCGCTTCTTCTACTGGGAATTGAATAGGGCCCTTTTCGGTCTCCTGAGATCCAATCCCTGTCCCTAAATTCCTCTTCAAACGGGCGAGTGGCCCTCCAAAACTGAACCTCAGTCGCTTAAGAAACGCTATATTGTCCATTTTTTTTGTCCTAAATTTATTTGATTTTGTCCATAAGGGCGTTATTTCGATTTCGTCAGCCCTGCAGAAAAACTCTAGTCCCGAGTCAGTAACTCAGTCACAAACATTAATACCTCACTGGCAAGGCTGGAGGATGTTACCCAGGCAACAATGGTTATGGACGGGTCTAGGGGCCAACTAAGGGGATTGCAAAATGTAAATCATATAAACTTTCGTAGTGACTCCTTGATTGAGTCATCTCTAAAGAAACCCCTGAAGGGGGGACGTTGAACGTTTTGCGGGTTATTTGCGGTTGGAATACCACTGTGGCGGCTTCGGCAGTACAGGAAAGAACAGAACCAGGGCGAAAGTGCGGCTGTGGTACAGATTCTGCGCGAGTTTTTTGAGGGTTCCCAGAAAAATCCCGAACTCGAATCGCTCAAATCCGAACGGGTCCAGTTGCAGCAGGGGATGGCTGTGGTGGAGGCGGTGTTGAGTTCGGGAGGTGGCGGCACAGGGCGCAACTCCATGCCGGTGATGAGCCAATCTATCAAGCCGAAAGCGTTGACCACTTTGGAATTGACGGAACGATTGAAGGTGAAGCCCGGTGCGGGCTATGCTGAAAATTAGGGCTTTTAAAAACCTGATGGGGTATCATCCAGATTTTTGCGAGAATTGGCCCGGTTTTCTAGGGGAATGAGGGCGTTTTCCCAAGGCGATCGCCACTGACCCAGTGACCACTAACATGGCACCAATTACCGCTAAAACCGTTAACTGTTCCGGGGCGATCGGCAGGGGAATTCCCAGAGAAATTACCCAGACGGAAACCAAGGTCACAATGGGAGTGGTTGCCATGACGGCACTGAGTTTAGAGGCATCCCAATGGGCTAAAGATTCGGCAAAAGCGCCGTAAGCTACGACGGTATTTAACCCACAAAAAATCAACATTCCCCACTCTAACGGAGTCAGGCTTAATAGGTTGCTGGGGCTAGAAAAAGGCAGGAATAATAAGGCGCAGATTCCATATAACAACAGCATGATATTAGAAGAGGGCAACTGTTGTAAGAGTTGTTTTTGGGCTAGGGCATAAACCGCCCAAGCTGCTGCGGCAATCACCAGAATGATATTGCCGATTAAATAAGTGCGAGGGGAGGCTAGGACCGTTTGTAATTGTTCATGAAAGAAGACTACAAAACCGAGGGTTAAAATGCCCAATCCGGCCCATTGGCGCAGGGTATAGCGTTCTTTGAAAATGGTGATCGCCCCTAATCCCATTAACACCGGCGCTAACTGAATAAACACTTGAGCATTGGCGGGAGAAGTTTGGGCCAATCCTTGTAAGTAGAGGGCATAATTAGCCGATAAAAAGCCCGTGGCGACTGCCAGTAATTTCCAGGAAGTTCTTCGCAGTTTTTCTAGGGAAGGAAGTTGCTGGCGCAGCCCTAAAACGCAGAATAATATCCCAAATGACAAGGAAAACCGAAACCAAGTCACGGTGTAAATATCAAGGGCCTGAAGGGTTATTTTAAGGGTGATCGGTAGCACTCCCCATAAGATAACCGTCACCAGGGACAGACCCAACCCCAACCGCCAACGCCCAGAACTCTCATGGAGTTTCATCGGTTGTTTAGTCGGCACAGGAGTGGGTTGATTTTCTAAACTCATTACGTTGATTTAAACAGGGTAAAAAGATGTCACTCTTCTATTATGCCACATTTTCCCTAATACTAAATCCCATAGTGATAGGTTTGCAAAAACCTTCAGGATTCCTAAAGTAATGGTAGGGTGGGCAATGCCCACCTTAAAGTAGGTGGGCATTGCCCACCCTACTACTACTATTTTGGGGAGTCACCCAATAACTCTAGTAACTCCTCTTCAGAGAGTTGTTTGATACCTAAATCTTGGGCTTTCTTCAACTTAGATCCGGCATCTTCCCCGAGGAGTAAGTAATCAGTTTTCGCACTCACTGACCCGGTAACTTTTCCTCCAGCATTTTGAATTAAATTTTTGGCTTCATCGCGTTTGAGAGTGGGAAGCGTTCCCGTAATCACAAAAGTTTTTCCAGCAAAAATAGCAGCGGATTGACTCGCCATTTTTTCCGGAACAGCAGTGGCAGCAAATTGTAACCCAGCGGCTTTAAGACGGTCAATTAAGGTTTGATTAGCCGGAACTC includes the following:
- the atpC gene encoding ATP synthase F1 subunit epsilon; this translates as MILNVYVITPSKTVWNAPSSEVILPTSTGQVGILCGHVAMVTFIKVGVMKIRYQKTWIPIFVKAGFAEIEGDIVTVLVNDAERGDRIDPEIAHAELKKAEEQLTQATNSLEKIRAQLFLKQARARDTAAREFPHSLQLELPDPIASKKAAVSALTMVEKL
- a CDS encoding DMT family transporter — its product is MSLENQPTPVPTKQPMKLHESSGRWRLGLGLSLVTVILWGVLPITLKITLQALDIYTVTWFRFSLSFGILFCVLGLRQQLPSLEKLRRTSWKLLAVATGFLSANYALYLQGLAQTSPANAQVFIQLAPVLMGLGAITIFKERYTLRQWAGLGILTLGFVVFFHEQLQTVLASPRTYLIGNIILVIAAAAWAVYALAQKQLLQQLPSSNIMLLLYGICALLFLPFSSPSNLLSLTPLEWGMLIFCGLNTVVAYGAFAESLAHWDASKLSAVMATTPIVTLVSVWVISLGIPLPIAPEQLTVLAVIGAMLVVTGSVAIALGKRPHSPRKPGQFSQKSG